From Halorubrum salinarum, the proteins below share one genomic window:
- a CDS encoding cryptochrome/photolyase family protein — protein sequence MELFWYRRDLRAADNVGLAAASGAGDDPDRGPAAPVFVFDPNVLDHASDVRVRRLLDGLAALRDDYRERGSDLLVARGDPETVLPRLAAALDADRVVWNRDYSGLARERDAGVRRALDAVDVAREAHHDAVLHDPDAIRTNAGDPYSVYSYYWKKWTDREKADPAPVPTEAGLADTDRLADAADAVDGADASGAVADGGEAATLGAAVGDLPTPADLGFAEPDAAVGPAGTEAARERLDDFLDEAVFAYEAERDYPAREATSRLSAFFKYGEIGVREAYAATEEAMAEAESDSRPEDAPEQVEEFQQQLAWREFYTQVLFHNPEVVSENYKEYEEGIEWRDDPEEIAAWKRGETGYPIVDAGMRQLREEAFMHNRVRMIVASFLTKDLLADWRHGYDHFREHLADHDTANDNGGWQWAASTGTDAQPYFRIFNPMTQGERYDPDAEYITEYVPELRGLDADLIHEWHELSPTQRANAAPEYPSPIVDHSERREAALAMYKRARGEDPDD from the coding sequence ATGGAGCTGTTCTGGTACCGACGGGACCTCAGAGCCGCCGACAACGTCGGGCTGGCGGCCGCGAGCGGGGCGGGCGACGACCCCGACCGCGGCCCCGCAGCGCCCGTGTTCGTCTTCGATCCGAACGTGCTCGACCACGCGAGCGACGTGCGCGTGCGGCGCCTGCTCGACGGACTGGCCGCGCTGCGCGACGACTACCGCGAGCGCGGGAGCGACCTGCTCGTCGCGCGCGGCGACCCGGAGACCGTCCTCCCGCGGCTCGCGGCGGCGCTCGACGCCGACCGCGTCGTCTGGAACCGCGACTACTCCGGGCTCGCCAGGGAGCGCGACGCCGGCGTGCGACGCGCGCTCGACGCGGTCGACGTGGCGCGCGAGGCCCACCACGACGCGGTCCTCCACGACCCCGACGCGATCCGGACGAACGCCGGCGATCCCTACTCCGTGTACAGCTACTACTGGAAGAAGTGGACCGACCGCGAGAAAGCGGACCCGGCGCCGGTGCCGACCGAGGCGGGCCTGGCTGACACCGATCGGCTCGCGGACGCGGCCGACGCCGTCGACGGGGCGGACGCGTCGGGCGCGGTCGCCGACGGCGGCGAGGCGGCGACGCTCGGCGCGGCGGTCGGCGACCTCCCGACGCCCGCGGACCTCGGTTTCGCGGAACCGGACGCGGCGGTCGGCCCCGCGGGGACGGAAGCGGCCCGGGAGCGCCTCGACGACTTCCTCGACGAGGCCGTGTTCGCCTACGAGGCCGAGCGCGACTACCCGGCCCGGGAGGCGACATCGCGGCTCTCCGCGTTCTTCAAGTACGGCGAGATCGGCGTCCGCGAGGCGTACGCGGCCACCGAGGAAGCGATGGCCGAGGCGGAGTCCGACTCGCGGCCCGAGGACGCCCCGGAGCAGGTCGAGGAGTTCCAACAGCAGTTGGCCTGGCGGGAGTTCTACACGCAGGTCCTCTTCCACAACCCGGAGGTGGTCTCCGAGAACTACAAGGAGTACGAGGAGGGGATCGAGTGGCGCGACGACCCCGAGGAGATCGCCGCGTGGAAGCGCGGCGAGACGGGGTACCCCATCGTCGACGCCGGGATGCGCCAGCTCCGCGAGGAGGCGTTCATGCACAACCGGGTGCGGATGATCGTCGCCTCCTTCCTCACGAAGGACCTCCTCGCGGACTGGCGGCACGGCTACGACCACTTCCGCGAGCACCTCGCCGACCACGACACCGCCAACGACAACGGCGGCTGGCAGTGGGCGGCCTCGACGGGGACCGACGCGCAGCCGTACTTCCGCATCTTCAACCCGATGACGCAGGGGGAGCGCTACGACCCGGACGCGGAGTACATCACCGAGTACGTCCCGGAGCTCCGCGGGCTCGACGCCGACCTGATCCACGAGTGGCACGAGCTGTCGCCCACCCAGCGCGCGAACGCCGCGCCGGAGTACCCGTCGCCGATCGTGGACCACTCGGAGCGGCGCGAGGCGGCCCTCGCGATGTACAAGCGAGCGCGCGGCGAGGACCCGGACGACTGA
- a CDS encoding GNAT family N-acetyltransferase has translation MNDDATAACDGWDGSECEGTPHCPPRCPRFVDKEGTRWTIRPARDADEPFLAEMYDAFDRAHRAQGLPPVSRRRCADWVETMLGEANNVVAERDGELLGHAMYTPTDAAVPELAVFVHPAAQDRGVGTELCRHVIANAAAAGREGLELHVETGNRVARSVYRTVGFEVAERRGDLRMELDLDEPIATEVRWPPLARQGPAEPAVDLSPRDGGPGRSPADD, from the coding sequence ATGAACGACGACGCCACCGCGGCCTGCGACGGCTGGGACGGCAGCGAGTGCGAGGGGACGCCCCACTGCCCCCCGCGCTGTCCGCGGTTCGTCGACAAGGAGGGCACGCGCTGGACGATCCGCCCGGCGAGAGACGCAGACGAGCCGTTCCTCGCCGAGATGTACGACGCGTTCGACCGCGCCCACCGCGCGCAGGGCCTCCCGCCGGTGAGCCGGCGGCGCTGCGCCGACTGGGTCGAGACGATGCTCGGCGAGGCGAACAACGTCGTCGCAGAGCGGGACGGCGAGCTGCTCGGCCACGCGATGTACACGCCGACCGACGCCGCGGTCCCTGAGCTCGCGGTCTTCGTCCACCCCGCCGCGCAGGACCGCGGCGTCGGGACGGAGCTGTGTCGGCACGTGATCGCCAACGCCGCCGCAGCCGGCCGCGAGGGGCTCGAACTCCACGTCGAGACCGGCAACCGCGTCGCGCGGAGCGTCTACCGGACGGTCGGCTTCGAGGTCGCCGAGCGGCGCGGCGACCTCCGGATGGAGCTCGACCTCGACGAGCCGATCGCGACCGAGGTCCGCTGGCCGCCGCTCGCCCGCCAGGGGCCCGCGGAGCCGGCGGTCGACCTCTCGCCCCGTGACGGCGGCCCCGGACGATCTCCGGCTGACGACTGA
- a CDS encoding DEAD/DEAH box helicase: MDDAIEWLRDRPFYEGQIADHRRLPAREPEFGDVDLEPRLADALADRGIDRLYRHQADAIGAVRDGDDVVLATETASGKSLAYTVPAFEAATDHGGRTLYLGPQNALIADQEESLSDLAADLGFGSRVSVDSYTGRLSRSEKRDVRDRRPTVLLSNPDMLHYALLPYAGRLWDWFFSSLEYVVIDEVHSYRGVFGSQVALTLRRLARTCERFGSSPQFVCCSATINNPVDHVATVTGRDPEGIALVDEDTSGRGPRDWVLWNPPEYDDDCQERGSGRRKSSHTESKRLFVDLVTAGAQTLAFTRARQTAEQYATDSASDLRERGERDLAGRVGAYQAALTDDRRREIEADLHAGDLRGVWSTSALELGVDVGGLDAVVLDGYPGTRMSAHQRAGRAGRGDDPALVVMVGGEDQLDQYLMRNPSDFFDAPPEDAICDPENGQLMPGHVACAADENWLSPGDEWFFGDSFPGVVADLTDEGVLNRREAAKGTRWVHAGGSSPQQSVNLRTAEEREISLIERSSGETVATLGFADALRDAHPGAIYHQQGRTYEVVDLDLDRDVAELQQSWADYYTQVRSDKDIVVNEDLDERALSAREDVPVRFADVTVTEQITGFVRKDAATGESLGESTLDLPETTLRTKALYFPVPRDVEREMRRLGDALDGEDAGDPEVSADGGEPSDGARDDADGEPIPGGEYAFNGGIHAAEHGIISLFPFHLLCDRADVGGISTPHHPHTEGPAVFVYDGYPGGVGLTRRGHRRIEELMTRTARLIDTCDCEGGCPACVQSPHCGNGNDPLAKAPAVRLLESLTGEAD; the protein is encoded by the coding sequence GTGGACGACGCCATCGAGTGGCTGCGGGACCGCCCCTTCTACGAGGGACAGATCGCCGACCACCGGCGGCTCCCGGCGCGCGAGCCCGAGTTCGGCGACGTGGACCTCGAACCCCGGCTCGCCGACGCGCTCGCCGACCGCGGGATCGACCGGCTCTACCGCCACCAGGCCGACGCGATCGGGGCCGTCCGCGACGGCGACGACGTCGTCCTCGCGACCGAGACGGCCAGCGGCAAGTCGCTCGCGTACACCGTGCCCGCGTTCGAGGCGGCGACGGACCACGGCGGGCGGACGCTCTACCTCGGGCCGCAGAACGCGCTGATCGCCGACCAGGAGGAGTCGCTGTCGGACCTCGCGGCCGACCTCGGCTTCGGCAGCCGCGTCTCGGTCGACTCCTACACCGGGCGGCTCTCGCGGTCGGAGAAGCGCGACGTGCGCGACCGCCGCCCGACCGTCCTCCTCTCGAACCCGGACATGCTCCACTACGCGCTGCTGCCGTACGCCGGGCGCCTCTGGGACTGGTTCTTCTCGTCGCTGGAGTACGTCGTGATCGACGAGGTCCACAGCTACCGCGGCGTGTTCGGGTCGCAGGTCGCGCTGACCCTCCGCCGGCTCGCGCGGACCTGCGAGCGGTTCGGCTCGTCGCCGCAGTTCGTCTGCTGCTCGGCGACGATCAACAACCCAGTCGACCACGTCGCGACGGTCACCGGCCGCGACCCCGAGGGGATCGCCCTCGTCGACGAGGACACCTCCGGGCGCGGGCCGCGCGACTGGGTGCTGTGGAACCCGCCGGAGTACGACGACGACTGCCAGGAACGCGGGAGCGGCCGGCGGAAGTCGAGCCACACCGAGTCGAAGCGGCTGTTCGTCGACCTCGTGACGGCGGGCGCGCAGACCCTGGCGTTCACGCGGGCGCGACAGACCGCCGAGCAGTACGCGACCGACAGCGCGAGCGACCTCCGGGAGCGGGGCGAGCGCGACCTCGCCGGGAGGGTCGGCGCGTACCAGGCGGCGCTCACTGACGACCGGCGCCGGGAGATAGAGGCCGACCTCCACGCCGGCGACCTCCGCGGCGTCTGGTCGACGAGCGCCCTCGAACTCGGCGTCGACGTGGGCGGGCTCGACGCGGTCGTCCTCGACGGCTACCCCGGCACGCGGATGTCGGCCCACCAGCGCGCGGGCCGGGCCGGTCGCGGCGACGACCCCGCCCTCGTGGTGATGGTCGGCGGCGAGGACCAGCTCGACCAGTACCTGATGCGGAACCCGAGCGACTTCTTCGACGCGCCGCCCGAGGACGCGATCTGCGACCCGGAGAACGGCCAGCTCATGCCCGGCCACGTCGCCTGCGCGGCCGACGAGAACTGGCTCTCGCCCGGAGACGAGTGGTTCTTCGGCGACTCGTTCCCGGGCGTGGTGGCCGACCTCACCGACGAGGGCGTCCTGAACCGGCGCGAGGCCGCGAAGGGGACGCGCTGGGTCCACGCCGGGGGGTCGAGCCCGCAACAGTCCGTGAACCTCCGCACCGCCGAGGAGCGCGAGATATCGCTGATCGAGCGGTCGAGCGGCGAGACGGTCGCCACGCTCGGGTTCGCCGACGCGCTCCGCGACGCCCACCCCGGCGCCATCTACCACCAGCAGGGCCGCACCTACGAGGTGGTCGACCTCGACCTCGACCGCGACGTGGCGGAGCTCCAGCAGTCGTGGGCGGACTACTACACGCAGGTGCGGTCGGACAAGGACATCGTCGTGAACGAGGACCTCGACGAGCGCGCGCTCTCGGCGCGCGAGGACGTGCCGGTCCGCTTCGCCGACGTGACGGTGACCGAGCAGATTACGGGCTTCGTCCGGAAGGACGCCGCCACGGGCGAGTCCCTCGGCGAGTCGACGCTCGACCTCCCGGAGACGACGCTGCGGACGAAGGCGCTGTACTTCCCGGTGCCCCGGGACGTCGAGCGCGAGATGCGCCGGCTCGGCGACGCGCTCGACGGCGAGGACGCGGGCGACCCCGAGGTCAGCGCCGACGGCGGCGAGCCCTCCGACGGCGCACGCGACGACGCCGACGGCGAACCGATCCCGGGCGGCGAGTACGCGTTCAACGGCGGGATCCACGCGGCCGAACACGGGATCATCTCGCTGTTCCCGTTCCACCTGCTCTGCGACCGCGCCGACGTCGGCGGCATCTCGACGCCGCACCACCCCCACACCGAGGGGCCGGCCGTGTTCGTCTACGACGGGTACCCGGGCGGCGTCGGGCTCACTCGCCGCGGGCACCGCCGGATCGAGGAGCTGATGACCCGGACGGCGCGGCTCATCGACACCTGCGACTGCGAGGGCGGCTGCCCGGCCTGCGTCCAGTCGCCCCACTGCGGCAACGGGAACGACCCGCTGGCGAAGGCGCCCGCCGTCCGCCTGCTCGAATCGCTGACTGGCGAGGCGGACTGA
- a CDS encoding phosphate-starvation-inducible PsiE family protein yields MALDLDDAADPAARAMEWLVLGAAYFLLLLFLIGVFDLFVSLYRLLVAGNFTDPAEVVALLDSVLLLLIIVEVHRTLVAYARGQPVLRIVVSAAIIAVSRRVISFRLEDYGGGDEALLAAAALGVLVLSLTVGYFLLDRVSVPGRLEL; encoded by the coding sequence ATGGCGCTCGACCTCGACGACGCCGCGGACCCCGCGGCCCGGGCGATGGAGTGGCTCGTCCTCGGCGCGGCGTACTTCCTCCTGCTGTTGTTCCTCATCGGCGTGTTCGACCTGTTCGTCTCGCTGTACCGGCTCCTCGTCGCGGGGAACTTCACCGACCCGGCCGAGGTGGTCGCGCTCCTCGACAGCGTCCTCCTCCTCCTGATCATCGTCGAGGTCCACCGGACGCTCGTGGCCTACGCGCGCGGCCAGCCGGTCCTCCGCATCGTCGTGAGCGCGGCGATCATCGCCGTCTCCCGGCGCGTGATCAGCTTCCGGCTCGAGGACTACGGCGGGGGCGACGAGGCGCTGCTCGCGGCCGCGGCGCTCGGCGTCCTCGTTCTGTCGCTCACGGTCGGCTACTTCCTTCTCGACCGGGTGAGCGTCCCCGGCCGCCTCGAACTCTGA